In Plasmodium gaboni strain SY75 chromosome 8, whole genome shotgun sequence, one DNA window encodes the following:
- a CDS encoding putative histone acetyltransferase subunit NuA4, producing MKHKVKRDIMKCKKKLESSIKALEDKILRLESEYHKNCNVNGGNLIKGWESNLRKTPLEPLSFRTFRDDYGDSYVERMLSLTSCTSPATSLFPSEDTIREKRKM from the coding sequence atgaaacatAAGGTTAAACGTGATATAATgaaatgtaaaaaaaagCTGGAAAGTTCTATAAAAGCTTTAGAAGATAAAATTTTAAGACTAGAATCAGAATATCATAAGAATTGTAATGTTAATGGAGGGAATTTAATAAAAGGATGGGAAAGCAATTTAAGAAAAACACCATTAGAACCTTTAAGTTTCAGAACTTTTAGAGATGACTATGGAGATTCATATGTTGAAAGAATGTTATCATTAACATCATGTACATCTCCTGCTACATCTTTATTTCCAAGTGAAGATACAATAAGAGAAAAACGTAAAATGTAA
- a CDS encoding hypothetical protein (conserved Plasmodium protein, unknown function), with protein sequence MRIKNKFSLISLECLQVNLIIPFYKKKRKIIDNHFFIFRRFNSSDKIYSLDKNCNNLSFQYKNDINHIDDKNELNHNFIGKKTNFLNKQTSENKKNVLQNKNDNKYKDFHSGRGNDDDKISNNFFFSDDTHEYKNNETNYTFNDNTHEYINSETNDAITDNNYEYTNDEYNEDVDDDLDTLLLTNNLNSSLIGELWHASANSIYKNNKKLDVHDENKNKEQINDIAKTSTNIIKQIDNGIQTNMDIPQKHDNQKCKENFSNLFVNEIYEKEEKETQKMKEYLEQHEEHFSMFRNSILCKLRIAEELSRNGNHSSKENINTYNKNKEEHYKNLIDSINNTNNPNMNLNNNHYHNNNKKKKKRNYFYPMNNNINYDHVETIRILDIDNIPCNILNNLFAYNIVKNCSAELCLKIISRLGMYRDKYSQISYENMINYLGQVLNCSKNAEIIALFSRCYETISIPFLVNYVRKYGTFSRAFIVNMYDKYSKKRLFDFVRYENNMGIRKLPNILTHPYHLSSYTKLLGECSAKKDMYVQLKILGHIPDTSQITQENKSQEEIDYLMNAKKVSNKKIDNINNIDLIQDETKKKKKKSTKFIERPKIYDIILSSEYTGLPIEHFMDQQKKIEHDKNSKNVMKTLPNKDIRIEDDILHNDFIINDELDKENKKKIIINNKQNGDILNVNNNNNKKESIQSTYNMNNLNIKENQQNEENVHYNNNENTNFILDDDCDIYIYKRFNKLNNSSFKMQTTLVKTEISDENKQNNEIDLYINKGQYFQEIDKDQNNKSLWKLPWNSIKKDSFYFKGRFFKILPNEGWSEIKELSKNYIKPKRRRTQHCIKRQRILQKKIKVNLFKKKILENYNKMKKQKNEIK encoded by the coding sequence ATGCgtattaaaaataaattttcCCTCATAAGTTTGGAATGTTTACAGGtgaatttaataattcctttttataaaaaaaaaaggaaaataatagataatcatttttttatatttagaAGGTTTAATTCATcagataaaatatattcacTGGACAAAAACTGtaataatttatcatttcaatataaaaatgatataaatcatattgacgataaaaatgaattgAATCATAATTTTATAGGCAAAAAAACAAACTTTTTAAATAAGCAAACAAGTGAAAACAAGAAAAACGtattacaaaataaaaatgataataagTACAAGGATTTTCATTCTGGAAGGGGAAATGATGATGACAAGATTagtaataatttttttttttctgatGACACAcatgaatataaaaataatgaaacGAATTATACTTTCAATGATAACACacatgaatatataaacagTGAAACTAATGATGCTATCACTGATAACAATTATGAATATACAAATGATGAATACAATGAAGATGTTGATGACGATTTAGATACCTTATTATTAACAAACAACTTAAACTCCAGTTTAATAGGAGAACTTTGGCATGCATCAGCAAATagtatttataaaaataataaaaagttAGATGTTCATGatgaaaacaaaaataaagaacaaataaatgatattgCTAAAACATctacaaatataattaaacAAATAGATAATGGTATACAGACAAACATGGATATACCACAAAAACATGATAATCAAAAGTGTAAGGAAAATTTTTCAAATTTATTTGTCaatgaaatatatgaaaaagaagaaaaagagactcaaaaaatgaaagaatATTTAGAACAACACGAAGAACATTTTTCAATGTTTAGAAATTCAATTTTATGTAAATTAAGAATAGCTGAAGAATTATCTCGAAATGGTAATCACTCCAgtaaagaaaatataaatacatacaaTAAAAACAAAGAAGAACATTATAAAAACTTAATAGAttctataaataatacaaataatcCAAACATGAActtaaataataatcattatcataataataataaaaaaaaaaaaaaaagaaattatttttatccaatgaataataatatcaattATGATCATGTAGAAACTATCCGAATTTTAgatattgataatattccatgtaatatattaaataatttatttgcatataatattgtaaaAAATTGTAGTGCAGAATtatgtttaaaaataataagtaGATTAGGTATGTATAGAGATAAATATTCACAAATATCTTATGAAAATATGATTAATTATTTAGGTCAAGTATTAAATTGTTCAAAAAATGCAGAAATTATTGCACTCTTTTCTAGATGTTATGAAACTATAAGTATTCCATTCTTAGTTAATTATGTTAGAAAATATGGTACATTCTCAAGAGCTTTTATAGTTAATATGTATGATAAATATTCTAAAAAGAGATTATTTGATTTTGTAAgatatgaaaataatatggGCATACGAAAACTAccaaatatattaacacATCCTTATCatttatcatcatatacaaaattattagGGGAATGCTCAGCTAAAAAAGATATGTATGTACAGCTAAAAATATTAGGACATATTCCAGATACTTCTCAAATAACAcaagaaaataaaagtCAAGAGGAAATTGATTATTTAATGAATGCCAAAAAAGTAtctaataaaaaaattgataatatcaataatataGATCTAATACAAGatgaaacaaaaaaaaaaaaaaaaaaatctacTAAATTTATTGAAAGACCGAAAATTTATGATATCATTTTATCATCAGAATATACAGGTCTTCCCATTGAACATTTCATGGATcaacaaaaaaagataGAACATGACAAAAATAGTAAGAATGTAATGAAAACACTACCAAATAAGGATATAAGAATTGAAGATgatatattacataatgattttataataaatgatgaattagataaggaaaataaaaaaaaaattataataaataataaacaaaatggtgatatattaaatgttaataataataataataaaaaagagTCTATACAAAGTACATATAACATGAACAATTTAAACATTAAAGAGAATCAACAAAATGAAGAGAATgttcattataataataatgaaaatacaAATTTTATTCTTGATGATGATtgtgatatatatatatataaacgATTTAACAAATTAAACAATTCATCATTTAAAATGCAAACTACTTTGGTCAAAACAGAAATAAGTGATgaaaataaacaaaataatgaaatagatctatatattaataaagGACAATATTTTCAAGAAATAGATAAAgatcaaaataataaatccTTATGGAAATTACCTTGGAAtagtataaaaaaagattcCTTTTATTTCAAAGGTagattttttaaaatattaccTAATGAAGGATGGTCAGAAATTAAAGAACTATccaaaaattatattaaaccaaaaagaagaagaacACAACATTGTATTAAGAGACAAAGaattttacaaaaaaaaattaaagttaatttgtttaaaaaaaaaattttagaaaattataataaaatgaaaaaacaaaaaaatgaaataaaataa